One window of Dromaius novaehollandiae isolate bDroNov1 chromosome 20, bDroNov1.hap1, whole genome shotgun sequence genomic DNA carries:
- the LOC112991372 gene encoding microtubule nucleation factor SSNA1 encodes MRPRGRKRRGAPPPGPGRAVGGRAAAQRRAGMSRPEAALEGLMKELGAGMAELRARRDELARLIQGEEAERSRLQGEIWALTEKLARTNESLARKMATRNDFDRTIAETEAAYGKILESSQTLLSVLKGEMGNTSKATELNSTSKEKQADGQKHS; translated from the exons aTGCGGCCGCGCGGCAGGAAGAGGCggggcgcgccgccgccggggccgggccgggccgttgggggccgggccgcagcgcagcgcagggcAGGGATGAGCCGGCCGGAGGCCGCGCTGGAGGGGCTGATGAAGGAGCTGGGCGCCg GGATGGCGGAGCTGCGCGCCCGGCGCGACGAGCTGGCGCGGCTGATCCAGGGCGAGGAGGCGGAGAGGAGCCGGCTGCAGGGCGAGATCTGGGCGCTCACCGAGAAGCTGGCGCGCACCAACGAGAGCCTGGCCCGCAAGATGGCCACGCGCAACGACTTCGACCGGACCATCGCCGAGACCGAGGCGGCCTACGGCAAG atTCTGGAGAGTTCTCAGACATTGCTAAGTGTCCTGAAGGGAGAAATGGGGAATACTAGTAAAGCCACTGAGTTGAACagcacttcaaaagaaaaacaagcagatgGACAAAAGCATTCCTAA
- the ANAPC2 gene encoding anaphase-promoting complex subunit 2 codes for MEPPPAGAELSAAWHALSTALVPPAALGLAASRSDSVGPLKDGDLRAALEVLRCYDLHSIVEEWFIEVLQTDLQANIAPEFWNCIGQYENTAEEPQCSLLLLDAFCLLKCRLDPYLNSLELLEKWTKAGLLLGTGAQTLQEKVYTMFKAILFFSTTKSFQEMIQQFYSRTFRIYMRQWKKGEDGMNECESSMSENEQESDTEESGGESPLCAGCSSKREECWCPKAMEQFQQLNDILRRLNLLERVSADAVTTILHRMIEERMEQRCRGEYERSFLNEFQEWIEKVIGWLSRVFLQDSPLARSTPEASNTLKRWRCHVQRFFYRIYASMRIEELFSIIRDFPESKPAVEDLKFCLERTNQRQQLLSSLKSALEMRLLHPGVNTSDIITLYISAIKALRELDPSMVILEVACEPIRKYLRTREDTVRQIVAGLTGDAEGSGDLANELSKADPVTLENGQESDDDISEPGDWVPDPVDADPGKSSSKRRSSDIISLLVSIYGSKDLFINEYRTLLADRLLHQFNYSAEREIRNVELLKLRFGEAQMHYCEVMLKDMADSRRINANIRDEEEKLPEEERPPFSLVAVILSSEFWPPLKEEKLELPEQIKEAMEAYSKKYEKLKAMRTLNWKYHLGLVSLDVELADRTLSLSVSPVHAAIILHFQTKSTWTLTELSEVLKVPVTSLKRKMTLWLQQGVLREEPQGTFTVIEEEQKDQVEKVVLIDSDEEGDSAMASQADQKEEELQLFWTYIQAMLTNLESLSLERIHSMLKMFVMTGPVVTEIDIQELQGFLQKKVRDQQLIYSGGVYRLPKNCS; via the exons AtggagccgccgccggcgggcgccGAGCTCTCGGCGGCCTGGCACGCGCTCAGCACCGCCCTggtgccgcccgccgccctggggctg GCAGCATCTAGATCTGATTCTGTGGGGCCGCTGAAGGATGGTGACCTGCGGGCAGCTCTTGAAGTGCTGCGGTGTTATGACCTGCACTCGATTGTAGAAGAATGGTTCATCGAAGTGTTACAGACAGACCTTCAGGCAAATATAGCTCCTGAGTTCTGGAACTGCATTGGCCAATATGAAAATACAGCTGAGGAGCCACAGTGCTCCTTGCTTCTTCTGGATGCATTTTGTCTTCTCAAGTGCCGCCTGGACCCCTACCTGAACAGCCTGGAACTTCTGGAGAAATGGACCAAAGCAGGCTTGCTCCTGGGGACAGGCGCTCAAACGCTGCAAGAGAAGGTCTACACCATGTTCAaagccattctttttttctccactacAAAGTCCTTCCAGGAAATGATCCAGCAGTTCTATAGCCGCACTTTCAGGATATATATGCGGCagtggaagaaaggagaagatggAATGAACGAGTGTGAGAGCAGCATGAGTGAAAATGAACAGGAAAGTGATACAGAGGAGAGTGGAGGAGAAAGCCCGTTGTGTGCAGGCTGCAGCAGTAAGAGAGAGGAGTGCTGGTGCCCCAAAGCCATGGAGCAGTTTCAGCAGCTCAATGACATTCT CCGccggctgaatttgctggagcgaGTGAGCGCCGATGCTGTCACGACGATCTTGCACAGAATGATAGAGGAAAGGATGGAGCAAAGATGCAGGGGCGAATACGAGCGCTCTTTCTTAAATGAGTTCCAGGAG TGGATTGAGAAAGTGATTGGGTGGCTCAGCAGAGTTTTTCTTCAAGATAGTCCCTTGGCTCGCTCCACTCCAGAAGCTAGCAACACCTTGAAACGTTGGAGGTGCCATGTCCAAAGATTCTTCTACCGCATCTATGCCAGCATGCGCATTGAAGAGCTCTTCAGCATTATTCGAG ATTTCCCAGAATCAAAACCTGCTGTGGAGGACCTCAAGTTCTGCCTGGAAAGGACTaaccagaggcagcagctgctcagctcccTGAAAAGTGCTCTGGAAATGCGACTTCTGCATCCTG GAGTCAACACATCTGACATCATTACCCTGTATATCTCGGCCATCAAGGCCTTGCGGGAGCTTGACCCCTCCATGGTTATCCTGGAAGTTGCCTGTGAGCCCATCAGGAAGTATCTGAG GACTCGGGAAGACACAGTACGGCAAATTGTGGCTGGTCTCACAGGGGATGCCGAGGGCTCTGGTGATCTTGCAAACGAGCTCTCAAAAGCTGACCCAGTGACACTAGAGAATGGCCAAGAGAGTGACGACGACATCTCAGAACCAGGGGACTGGGTTCCTGACCCTGTTGATGCAGATCCAG GGAAATCAAGTTCCAAGCGTCGGTCCTCGGACATCATCAGCCTGTTGGTGAGCATCTATGGAAGCAAGGATCTGTTTATCAATGAATACCGCACGCTTCTTGCTGACCGGCTGCTGCATCAGTTCAACTACAGTGCTGAGAG ggaaATCCGCAATGTGGAGCTGCTGAAGCTGCGATTTGGTGAAGCTCAAATGCACTATTGTGAAGTCATGTTAAAA GATATGGCTGACTCACGACGCATTAATGCCAACATTCGTGATGAGGAAGAAAAGCTCCCAGAGGAGGAGAGGCCGCCATTCAGCCTCGTTGCTGTTATCCTGTCGAGTGAGTTCTGGCcaccactgaaagaggagaagctAGAACTTCCAGAGCAAATCAAGGAAGCCATGGAAGCCTATTCCAAGAAGTATGAGAAATTAAAG GCCATGAGGACCCTAAACTGGAAGTACCACCTGGGCCTGGTGAGCTTGGATGTGGAGCTGGCAGATCGCACcctctccctgtctgtctctccTGTGCATGCTGCCATCATCCTGCACTTCCAGACCAAGA GTACGTGGACACTGACTGAGCTGAGTGAAGTGCTCAAGGTGCCTGTGACGTCGCTAAAGCGTAAGATGACCctgtggctgcagcagggtgTCCTGCGAGAAGAGCCCCAAGGCACGTTCACGGTGATTGAGGAGGAGCAGAAGGACCAGGTGGAGAAGGTGGTTCTGATAGACAGTGATGAGGAGGGGGACTCTGCCATGGCGTCGCAGGCTGACCAGAAGGAGGAAGAGCTGCAG CTGTTTTGGACGTACATCCAAGCAATGCTGACCAACCTTGAGAGCCTGTCATTGGAGAGGATTCACAGCATGCTGAAGATGTTTGTGATGACGGGCCCGGTGGTTACAGAAATTGATATACAAGAGCTGCAGGGTTTCCTCCAGAAAAAAGTCCGGGACCAGCAACTCATCTACTCCGGAGGTGTCTATCGTCTGCCCAAGAACTGCAGCTAG